A region from the Colwellia sp. PAMC 21821 genome encodes:
- a CDS encoding IS110 family transposase — MKITTIGLDIAKSIFHMFAVNKNGRFVKKKQLRRKQVLSFMATLEPCLIVMEACGSANYWARKFIELGHQVKLIAPQYVKPFVKGNKNDYNDAEGIAEAAQRPTMRFVPIKSIEQQDIQNFHRQRERIKKERKALASQVRGLLGEYGIVINKGISAIRNELPDILEDATNELTYLSREIFNELWLEFQVTEVKFKACEVRLNTMNKENEICVRLDEILGIGAITASATYAAAGDGKDFVNGRHFSAWLGLVPGQHSTGGKATLLGISKRGNSYLRTLYIHGARAVLRHSENKTDRFSLWAQALKSRRGHNKACVAVANKIARMAWVIMAKGESYRPAI; from the coding sequence ATGAAGATTACTACAATCGGTTTAGACATTGCAAAATCAATTTTTCACATGTTCGCTGTGAATAAAAATGGGCGATTTGTAAAAAAGAAACAATTAAGAAGAAAACAAGTGTTGAGTTTCATGGCAACATTAGAGCCTTGCCTAATTGTAATGGAAGCTTGTGGCAGTGCGAACTACTGGGCTAGAAAATTTATTGAATTGGGGCACCAAGTAAAACTTATTGCGCCTCAATATGTAAAACCCTTCGTTAAAGGCAATAAAAATGATTATAACGATGCCGAAGGTATTGCAGAGGCAGCGCAACGCCCGACCATGAGGTTTGTGCCAATTAAATCGATAGAACAACAAGATATTCAAAACTTCCATCGACAACGTGAACGCATAAAGAAAGAACGTAAAGCATTAGCAAGTCAGGTACGAGGCTTGTTAGGAGAATATGGCATTGTCATCAATAAAGGTATTTCTGCAATTCGCAATGAACTGCCGGATATTTTAGAGGATGCGACAAATGAGTTAACGTATTTAAGTCGGGAGATATTTAATGAGTTATGGCTTGAATTTCAAGTCACAGAAGTGAAGTTTAAAGCGTGTGAAGTTCGCTTAAACACGATGAATAAAGAAAATGAAATATGTGTTCGCTTAGATGAAATATTAGGTATTGGAGCAATCACAGCTAGCGCTACTTATGCAGCTGCAGGAGATGGAAAAGACTTTGTAAATGGTCGACATTTTTCGGCATGGCTTGGGCTTGTTCCTGGGCAGCATTCAACGGGTGGAAAGGCCACCTTACTCGGTATAAGTAAACGCGGTAATAGTTATTTAAGAACACTATACATCCACGGGGCCCGGGCAGTATTAAGGCACAGTGAAAACAAAACTGACCGATTTAGTTTGTGGGCACAAGCGTTAAAATCCCGACGAGGACACAACAAAGCATGCGTTGCTGTGGCGAATAAAATAGCAAGAATGGCTTGGGTAATAATGGCGAAGGGGGAAAGTTATCGCCCGGCTATATAA
- a CDS encoding OmpA family protein produces the protein MGVDTDGDGIDDYFDVDETGGIDANGDGIDDAVTPIDTDSDGIPDFQDPDSDNDGLPDVIEIGASGVDSDGDGIDDAFDVDQTGGVDVDGDGMDDNANPFAVDSDGDGVVDHLDADSDNDGLNDGAEAGLSGIDTDGDGIDDSLDVDETGGPDANADGIDDNFVPKDSDGDGLPDYIDQDSDGDGISDVDEGNGDSDGDGIPDYLDQDSDGDGISDADEGNGDADGDGIPDYLDQDSDGDGISDADEGQGDADGDGIPDYLDTSLDEDGDGIPDIVEGLGDDDMDGIPNSFDSDSDNDGIVDGFEAGISGMDSDGDGIDDSYDVNQTGGVDTNGDGIDDAVLLNDTDQDGIADYIDVDSDNDGLPDVMESQLKVVDSDSDGIVDQYDVDATGGVDSDSDGIDDAFDADVTGGRDADGDGIDDALLIFTDTDGDGQADYLEQDSDNDGISDGVEADVSALDADMDGIDDAFDVDFTGGMDINNDGIDDNVNFTDTDGDGVIDMHDLDSDNDGLFDTKEAGVVDENGDGFTDDPSVLITEPVDTDTDGVPDYRDLDSDNDGVFDIAGTPAAGLDKNNDGMIDPSEDLDGDGIYDNYDANPGGRGSSLGTDPDGDGIPSHIDRDDDNDGIADVIEGTGDSDGDGLPDYLDVDSDNDGLPDAFEANRPALTGMDSDADGIDDAFDADATGGLDSDGDGIDDALTIADTDNDGIPDYLDVDSDGDGISDTVEQLLVALSGKDSDGDGIDDAIDVDQTLGSDVNGDGIDDNTLDMQDLDGDGLLNFRDLDSDGDGISDAIEGILDTDGDGVPNFKDLDSDGDGVPDSKENGDFNNDGINDSLQESLKVQSTLEATGSSGLIMIGGLLLMVVLRRKRQLMALALLVSVSFSSQAEQNCQGLEDENCWYLSGALGLSLLEPNENNSGWETFDDKDTGFKLYGGYTFSEHWFAELSYTDLGEALLSNTNPNITDTLKIEYSGAAVQAGYWLMPVDNEWNAFVRGGVSVLDTKSNLEQYHEKLNSIQLVFGAGIQWRFSDNWMTRFEVDSYDKDALFIGLSISRFFGGGKSRKLAGVSKSTEQSKPVPQPMPMVSPLDNPDKDADGILNAADNCPDTASGLEVNAQGCPLPKMMTIQFDNNSTVIDAKYQQEVDTVIAQLKLYNDVKIKLEGHTDWRGKQTANQPLSVSRAQTLANALIKGTNIPESAFTVIGHGELKPVDTNRTEAGRYNNRRVEITIEGY, from the coding sequence TTGGGTGTTGACACTGATGGTGATGGTATTGACGATTACTTCGATGTTGACGAAACCGGTGGTATAGATGCAAACGGTGATGGTATCGATGATGCAGTTACGCCTATTGATACTGATAGCGATGGCATTCCTGACTTCCAAGATCCAGATAGCGATAACGACGGTCTACCCGATGTTATCGAAATAGGCGCCAGTGGTGTTGATAGCGATGGTGATGGTATCGACGACGCATTTGATGTTGACCAAACCGGTGGTGTAGACGTTGATGGTGATGGTATGGATGATAATGCCAACCCATTTGCCGTTGACTCTGATGGTGACGGTGTAGTCGATCATCTAGATGCCGATAGTGATAATGACGGTTTAAACGATGGTGCTGAAGCAGGTTTAAGCGGAATTGACACTGATGGTGATGGCATAGATGACAGCCTAGATGTCGATGAAACTGGCGGGCCTGATGCTAACGCTGATGGAATAGATGATAACTTTGTGCCAAAAGATAGTGATGGTGATGGCCTTCCTGACTATATTGACCAGGACTCAGATGGTGATGGTATCAGTGATGTCGATGAAGGTAATGGTGACTCTGATGGTGATGGCATTCCAGACTATTTAGACCAAGACTCGGACGGTGATGGTATCAGCGATGCTGACGAAGGAAATGGTGATGCAGATGGTGATGGCATTCCAGATTATTTAGACCAAGATTCGGACGGTGATGGTATTAGCGATGCTGACGAAGGCCAAGGTGATGCAGATGGTGATGGCATTCCAGATTATTTAGATACTAGCTTGGATGAAGACGGTGATGGTATACCTGACATTGTCGAAGGCCTTGGTGATGATGATATGGATGGCATACCAAATAGTTTTGATTCTGACAGTGATAACGATGGCATTGTTGATGGCTTTGAAGCTGGCATTAGTGGTATGGATAGCGATGGTGATGGTATTGATGATAGCTATGATGTTAATCAAACTGGCGGTGTAGACACCAATGGTGATGGGATTGATGATGCTGTTTTACTCAATGACACCGACCAAGATGGTATTGCCGATTATATCGATGTAGATAGCGATAATGATGGTCTTCCAGATGTAATGGAGTCACAGCTTAAAGTTGTTGATTCTGACTCTGATGGTATAGTTGATCAATATGATGTTGATGCTACTGGAGGTGTTGATAGTGACAGTGATGGTATCGATGACGCCTTCGATGCTGATGTAACCGGTGGTCGTGATGCCGATGGTGATGGCATTGATGACGCGTTACTTATCTTCACTGATACTGATGGAGACGGACAAGCCGATTACTTAGAACAAGACAGTGACAATGACGGTATAAGTGATGGTGTTGAAGCCGATGTCAGCGCATTGGATGCAGATATGGACGGTATTGATGATGCCTTCGATGTCGACTTTACCGGTGGTATGGACATCAATAACGACGGTATTGATGATAATGTAAACTTTACCGATACGGATGGCGACGGTGTTATTGATATGCATGATCTAGATAGCGATAACGACGGTTTATTTGATACCAAGGAAGCTGGCGTTGTTGACGAAAATGGTGATGGTTTTACCGATGATCCAAGTGTGTTAATCACTGAACCTGTTGATACGGACACTGATGGGGTACCAGATTATCGAGACTTAGACAGCGATAACGATGGTGTTTTTGATATCGCTGGCACACCAGCCGCCGGACTGGATAAAAATAACGATGGCATGATTGATCCTAGCGAAGATCTCGACGGTGATGGTATTTATGATAACTATGATGCCAACCCTGGAGGACGTGGCTCTAGTCTAGGTACAGATCCAGACGGTGATGGTATACCTTCACACATCGATAGAGATGATGATAATGATGGTATTGCTGATGTAATAGAAGGTACAGGTGATAGTGATGGTGACGGCTTACCTGATTATCTCGATGTTGATAGTGATAATGATGGGCTGCCTGACGCCTTTGAAGCTAACCGACCTGCGCTAACCGGTATGGATTCAGATGCTGATGGAATAGACGACGCGTTTGATGCTGATGCTACCGGTGGATTAGATAGCGACGGAGATGGCATTGACGATGCTTTGACTATTGCAGATACCGATAATGACGGTATACCTGACTATTTAGATGTTGACTCTGATGGTGATGGGATCAGCGATACCGTAGAGCAACTACTGGTTGCCTTAAGCGGCAAGGACAGTGATGGCGACGGCATCGATGATGCAATCGATGTTGATCAGACGTTGGGTAGTGACGTTAACGGTGATGGCATTGATGATAACACGCTAGATATGCAAGACCTTGATGGTGACGGATTACTTAATTTTCGTGACCTTGACAGTGATGGAGATGGTATCAGTGATGCAATAGAAGGCATTCTTGATACGGATGGTGATGGTGTACCTAACTTTAAAGATCTTGATAGTGATGGTGATGGTGTACCTGATAGCAAGGAAAATGGTGACTTTAACAATGATGGTATCAACGACAGCTTACAAGAGTCGCTTAAGGTACAGTCAACACTAGAAGCTACCGGTAGTAGTGGTTTAATTATGATTGGAGGGTTGTTATTAATGGTAGTACTCAGAAGAAAACGTCAGCTTATGGCATTAGCTTTATTAGTATCGGTAAGTTTTTCTAGCCAAGCAGAGCAGAATTGTCAGGGGCTAGAGGATGAAAATTGTTGGTACTTATCCGGGGCTTTAGGTTTATCTTTACTTGAACCTAATGAAAACAATTCAGGCTGGGAAACGTTTGATGATAAAGATACCGGCTTTAAGCTCTACGGTGGCTATACATTTAGCGAACACTGGTTTGCTGAGCTGAGTTATACCGATTTAGGTGAAGCATTATTGAGTAACACTAACCCGAATATTACAGATACTTTAAAAATAGAGTATTCAGGTGCTGCGGTTCAGGCCGGTTATTGGCTCATGCCCGTTGATAATGAATGGAATGCCTTCGTCAGAGGTGGGGTGTCTGTGTTGGATACAAAGAGTAATTTAGAGCAGTATCATGAGAAGCTAAATAGTATTCAACTGGTTTTTGGTGCAGGTATACAATGGCGCTTTAGTGATAACTGGATGACGCGTTTTGAGGTAGACAGTTATGATAAAGATGCGCTCTTCATCGGGTTATCTATTAGTAGATTCTTTGGCGGAGGTAAGTCACGTAAGTTGGCAGGTGTTAGTAAATCTACAGAGCAATCTAAACCTGTACCTCAACCAATGCCTATGGTTTCCCCATTAGATAATCCAGATAAAGATGCTGATGGTATCTTAAATGCAGCTGATAATTGTCCCGATACAGCGAGTGGTTTAGAGGTAAATGCGCAAGGGTGTCCGTTACCCAAAATGATGACAATTCAGTTTGATAATAACTCAACGGTTATTGATGCTAAATATCAGCAAGAAGTTGATACGGTTATCGCTCAATTAAAGCTTTACAACGATGTGAAAATTAAGCTTGAAGGCCACACTGATTGGCGGGGTAAACAAACAGCAAATCAACCGCTTTCAGTATCACGCGCTCAAACCTTAGCTAATGCATTAATAAAAGGGACTAATATACCTGAGTCGGCTTTTACGGTAATAGGTCATGGCGAACTTAAACCTGTGGATACGAACAGAACAGAAGCAGGGCGATATAATAATCGTAGAGTTGAAATTACGATTGAAGGTTATTAA
- the yfaE gene encoding class I ribonucleotide reductase maintenance protein YfaE — translation MFLDKDKNILNSLERENIESHFHCRDGFCGACRCALTKGTVEYSQFPLAFIGDNEILTCCSYPTSNIEITID, via the coding sequence ATGTTCCTCGATAAAGACAAAAACATTCTAAATAGTCTAGAAAGAGAAAATATCGAATCACACTTTCATTGTCGTGATGGTTTTTGTGGCGCTTGTCGGTGTGCGTTAACAAAAGGCACGGTTGAGTACAGTCAATTCCCTTTAGCTTTTATTGGCGACAATGAAATTCTCACATGCTGTTCGTACCCTACTTCTAATATAGAAATTACGATTGACTAA
- a CDS encoding IS66 family transposase, protein MNDDAQSLPNNIEQLKAMLLAERKQSANQAARLQFLEEQFRLAQQQRFGVRSEGHPAQGDLFNEVEVVLDEVLATVESTPAVVKKKPVRQKLPKTLEREIIIHDLSDTEKTCDCCGESLHPMGESRSEKLEFIPAKVKVIEHVRLKYSCRTCEKEGVSTHVKSARVPLSPIPKGFATPSLLSQIITSKYQYALPLYRQESLFKQYGIALSRQTMSEWMMKCSELFKPLYEQLKKTLLQQYVIQADETTLNVINEDKAKCYMWLYCTGSDTPVHSDVPNIVLFDYQSSRAGQCPVDYLNGYTGYLQVDGYAGYEKTQATLAGCWAHARRKFKEADIAQPKGKTGKANMALSHIQKLYRLETQIKDKTAQEKYQQRQEKAKPILVQFYQWLEKANVPPKTALGKAIQYCKNQRHKLSRYIENGELSIDNNRAERAVKPFVIGRKNWLFSNTANGANTSAMLYSMIETAKANDLVPFDYLMHCLEQLTNSTLDINALLPWNVKLNKV, encoded by the coding sequence ATGAATGATGACGCGCAATCCTTACCCAATAACATTGAACAGCTCAAAGCGATGCTGTTGGCTGAGCGTAAGCAATCAGCTAACCAGGCCGCGAGATTGCAGTTTCTGGAGGAGCAGTTCCGCCTTGCTCAACAGCAACGCTTTGGTGTGCGAAGTGAAGGTCATCCTGCACAAGGTGATTTGTTTAATGAAGTCGAAGTCGTCCTTGATGAGGTTTTAGCAACGGTTGAGTCAACCCCTGCAGTTGTTAAGAAAAAACCGGTGAGACAAAAGCTCCCTAAAACGCTTGAGCGTGAAATTATAATTCATGATTTAAGCGACACAGAAAAGACCTGTGACTGCTGTGGTGAGTCATTGCATCCTATGGGTGAATCGCGCAGTGAGAAGCTTGAGTTTATTCCGGCAAAAGTTAAAGTGATTGAGCATGTACGACTCAAATACAGTTGTCGAACATGTGAAAAAGAAGGTGTTAGCACGCACGTTAAAAGTGCACGTGTCCCTCTCAGCCCAATACCTAAAGGGTTTGCAACGCCGTCATTGTTAAGTCAAATCATCACCAGTAAATATCAATATGCATTGCCGCTTTATCGCCAAGAAAGCTTGTTTAAGCAATACGGTATTGCATTAAGCCGGCAGACGATGAGCGAGTGGATGATGAAATGCAGCGAACTATTTAAGCCGCTTTATGAACAGTTAAAGAAAACGCTCTTACAGCAATATGTTATTCAAGCGGATGAAACCACGCTTAACGTGATTAATGAAGATAAAGCTAAGTGCTATATGTGGCTCTACTGCACGGGCAGTGATACGCCTGTGCACAGTGATGTGCCTAATATTGTGCTTTTTGATTATCAATCTAGTCGTGCGGGGCAATGTCCGGTTGATTATCTCAATGGATATACGGGCTATTTGCAAGTGGATGGCTATGCGGGTTATGAAAAAACGCAAGCAACCCTCGCGGGGTGTTGGGCACACGCGCGTCGAAAATTTAAAGAAGCAGACATCGCACAACCAAAAGGAAAAACAGGTAAGGCGAATATGGCGCTGAGCCATATTCAAAAGCTGTATCGATTAGAAACACAAATAAAAGATAAAACGGCGCAGGAAAAGTATCAACAGCGCCAGGAAAAAGCTAAGCCTATACTCGTACAGTTTTATCAATGGTTAGAAAAAGCCAACGTGCCACCCAAAACAGCCTTAGGTAAGGCTATTCAATACTGTAAAAATCAACGCCATAAACTCAGTCGTTATATTGAAAATGGTGAGCTAAGTATCGACAATAACCGTGCAGAGCGTGCCGTGAAACCGTTTGTGATTGGTCGAAAAAACTGGTTATTCTCAAACACCGCGAATGGCGCAAACACCAGTGCGATGCTTTACTCGATGATAGAAACAGCAAAAGCGAATGATTTAGTCCCGTTTGATTATCTCATGCATTGCCTTGAGCAATTAACCAACTCAACACTCGACATTAACGCATTATTACCTTGGAACGTAAAACTTAATAAAGTGTAG
- a CDS encoding choice-of-anchor L domain-containing protein: protein MQKSKVLVSVLLALSFNSGVTLAETVGTKGETVSQRDGTTVTTADLVNRLSGNGLTITNPVFSGGDTQVGVFDNFGFLLDPTGANDFSSGVILSTGSVEPVVATGGSNDLDNQGYAIAPSEPFGSPTDDPDLGSGYDHAKLTFTVLPTFDTLILDFVFGSDEYNEYVNSGFNDKLQILVGGTNCALTPDNQVFSINTVNRSSEYQGEFRTQTLPSENPELYINNDPGLNDNGNEASTANFATQMDGFTKRVSCRAAVTPNQAVNVVVGISDDGDEGLDSWAFFRAKSLRAEPGGDLGDAPDSYQTLLSSSGPSHTIVEGVHLGTQPSGDVDGFRDGFDDSSGTARDDVDDGITTFPQLDDTDTTYAITANVTSFNGQPAYIGAWIDFDGNGSFEADEFTNQISDAGTVVNEAADEIAAGTYEEDITITWNMIPAGTQIGNSFARIRISNTPLTSGDFGGSFTSGEVEDYGFVISGAADATAPVVTIDDPTLVTAADDTSYVISGTCTVGDGVVTVVVDDLDGTPSGLTSSPVCNAEGVWTATFNVTGIDNGLGQVIINASQTDKNSNLGNATQKAADKDSTSAITLNNLIKVTTENQFAYAVNGSCVDANTPVTVLIAGLPDKTAVCADNTWQATFDVSSIADGTGIIIADANDSSGSAVQKNADKDTTGPALTLNVPSTANSSNQANYTVTGMCESAGTDVSVYIPGASPERQRVTCNVGMWTATTNVTAITDGTDVITVFVEQDDLSGNGSAVDDTANKDVVVPSVVINALTVGNNANQNSYPVNGTCTSGDGNVTVAVAGATPASQAVNCSGAGTWTSAFNVSAIADGTNVIVADANQTDTAGNTGNATQQSANKDIVPPTVSINTLNDANAANASTYAVSGSCSIGDGNVNVLIAGATPANQPVSCSPGGTWTATFDVSAIADGTNAIVVDANQTDAVGNTGTATQATTDKDVVSPNVVINALNDANASNSSAYVVTGTCTINDGNVTTSIAGATPSTQAVACSAGGAWTATFNVSAIADGSNTIIADANQTDDSGNSDNAVQLMADKDTAVPVVTVDPLIEVNASNVATYPVTGTCTVGDGNVAVMLAGASPTSQSVVCNPDGTWSATFDVSAIADGEDNIVVNASQTDATGNTTTTANQASDKDSTLPVVAIDALEDGNIVNKTSYPVTGTCTIGDGNVTVELAGASPGSQAVTCNPDGTWNATFDISAIADGTGVIVVDGNQTDSFGNIGNATQLTADKDEDQPIVSILNAPMSVTNTDPFVLTFEFSEDVMNFDLSDIVFSNSAVANFTIIDNNTYTVDVTPNGGNVNISLLVGAAQDATGNDTNATAVVVIFDQDNDGLSDEDEIALGLDPTSNDSDKDGIPDGAEVGDVNNPTDSDGDGVIDAIDPDDDNDGIATANEDANLDADNNPSTGITDSDGDGIADYLDTDSDGDNITDANESVATGTDTDNDGIDDAIDVDQTGGVDANGDGVDDNVVAVNTDGDTAPDYLDLDSDGDGVPDYWESGALNIDSDMDGIDDAFDIDITGGTDANGDGIDDNTTPRTVMLTQNLILKI from the coding sequence ATGCAAAAGTCAAAGGTATTGGTTTCGGTACTGCTAGCATTATCATTCAATTCTGGTGTAACGCTAGCAGAAACTGTCGGCACGAAAGGTGAAACAGTATCTCAAAGAGATGGCACAACAGTTACCACCGCAGATCTTGTTAATAGGCTTTCCGGAAACGGTTTAACTATTACCAACCCCGTATTTTCAGGAGGTGATACTCAGGTAGGGGTGTTTGATAACTTTGGCTTTTTATTAGACCCAACAGGCGCTAATGATTTCTCCAGTGGTGTTATTCTCAGTACAGGCTCGGTAGAGCCTGTTGTGGCAACTGGGGGTAGTAATGACTTAGATAACCAAGGCTATGCTATTGCTCCTTCAGAGCCATTTGGTTCTCCAACAGACGATCCAGATTTAGGGTCTGGGTATGATCACGCAAAGTTAACATTTACAGTTTTGCCAACATTCGATACCTTGATATTAGACTTTGTTTTTGGCTCAGATGAATATAATGAATATGTAAACTCAGGTTTTAATGACAAACTTCAAATTTTAGTTGGTGGAACAAATTGTGCGTTAACGCCAGATAATCAAGTGTTTAGTATTAATACGGTCAATCGGTCAAGCGAGTACCAAGGTGAATTTAGAACCCAGACACTGCCATCCGAGAATCCAGAGTTATATATAAACAATGATCCAGGCCTTAACGATAACGGCAATGAGGCGAGCACGGCAAACTTTGCCACCCAAATGGACGGTTTTACCAAAAGAGTGAGTTGTCGCGCAGCAGTAACACCTAATCAAGCTGTTAATGTAGTTGTCGGTATCTCAGATGATGGCGATGAAGGTTTAGATTCTTGGGCCTTCTTTAGAGCAAAAAGTTTACGTGCAGAGCCCGGTGGTGACTTAGGTGATGCACCAGATTCTTATCAAACGCTATTATCTTCATCTGGACCAAGCCATACTATTGTTGAAGGTGTGCATTTAGGTACTCAGCCTAGTGGTGATGTTGATGGCTTTCGTGATGGTTTTGATGACAGTAGTGGCACAGCAAGAGATGATGTTGATGATGGTATTACTACTTTCCCTCAGTTAGACGACACCGATACCACCTATGCTATAACAGCCAATGTAACTTCCTTTAATGGTCAACCTGCTTATATTGGTGCTTGGATAGATTTTGATGGCAATGGCTCATTTGAAGCTGATGAGTTTACCAACCAGATATCAGACGCGGGCACTGTTGTTAATGAAGCCGCAGATGAAATTGCCGCAGGCACTTACGAAGAAGATATTACCATTACATGGAATATGATCCCAGCAGGCACTCAAATTGGTAATAGTTTTGCGCGTATTCGTATTTCTAATACACCTTTAACTTCTGGCGATTTTGGTGGCAGTTTTACCTCTGGTGAAGTTGAGGATTATGGTTTTGTTATTTCTGGTGCGGCAGATGCCACTGCACCAGTTGTAACGATTGACGATCCAACCTTAGTTACTGCAGCCGATGATACCTCTTATGTTATATCAGGTACGTGTACTGTCGGAGACGGCGTAGTTACTGTTGTAGTAGATGATTTAGATGGTACACCTTCAGGGCTAACTAGCTCGCCTGTTTGTAATGCAGAAGGTGTTTGGACCGCTACTTTTAACGTTACTGGTATTGATAATGGCTTAGGACAAGTAATCATTAATGCCTCGCAAACCGATAAAAATAGCAATTTAGGCAATGCAACACAAAAAGCAGCCGATAAAGACAGTACATCAGCAATAACACTGAATAATTTAATTAAGGTCACAACAGAAAACCAATTTGCTTATGCAGTGAATGGCAGTTGTGTTGATGCCAATACCCCGGTAACAGTTTTAATCGCGGGTTTACCTGATAAAACCGCAGTATGTGCAGACAATACTTGGCAAGCGACCTTTGATGTCAGTTCTATCGCAGATGGCACAGGGATAATTATTGCCGATGCCAATGATAGCTCAGGTAGTGCCGTGCAAAAAAATGCAGATAAAGATACTACTGGTCCAGCCTTAACCTTGAACGTACCGTCAACAGCAAATTCGTCTAATCAGGCAAACTATACCGTAACTGGCATGTGTGAAAGTGCCGGCACGGATGTATCTGTATATATACCGGGTGCGTCGCCAGAGCGCCAACGAGTTACCTGTAATGTTGGAATGTGGACGGCAACGACCAACGTCACAGCCATTACTGATGGTACTGATGTAATTACCGTATTTGTTGAGCAAGATGATTTAAGTGGCAATGGTTCAGCGGTTGATGATACTGCAAATAAAGATGTGGTAGTGCCGAGTGTTGTTATTAATGCCCTAACAGTAGGTAATAATGCCAATCAAAATAGCTACCCTGTAAATGGTACATGTACCAGTGGCGATGGTAATGTTACCGTTGCTGTTGCTGGCGCTACACCTGCAAGCCAAGCAGTAAACTGTTCAGGGGCAGGTACTTGGACTTCAGCATTTAATGTTAGCGCGATTGCTGATGGCACTAACGTTATTGTAGCCGATGCAAACCAAACTGATACCGCGGGTAATACCGGTAATGCTACGCAGCAAAGTGCGAATAAAGATATTGTGCCGCCAACCGTGAGTATAAATACCTTAAACGATGCTAATGCCGCTAACGCTAGCACTTATGCCGTGAGTGGCAGTTGTTCGATTGGCGATGGTAATGTTAACGTGTTAATTGCCGGTGCAACGCCAGCTAATCAGCCTGTAAGTTGTTCCCCTGGCGGTACTTGGACAGCAACTTTTGATGTAAGTGCGATAGCCGACGGAACCAATGCAATTGTAGTTGATGCAAATCAAACCGATGCGGTAGGTAATACTGGAACGGCGACTCAAGCAACGACAGATAAAGATGTTGTGTCACCGAATGTTGTGATTAACGCACTCAATGATGCCAATGCGAGTAATTCATCGGCCTATGTGGTAACGGGTACATGTACGATAAATGACGGTAACGTCACCACTTCCATAGCTGGTGCAACACCGAGTACACAAGCGGTAGCCTGTTCTGCAGGTGGCGCTTGGACTGCGACTTTTAATGTTTCTGCAATCGCTGATGGTAGCAACACCATTATTGCCGATGCAAATCAAACTGATGATTCAGGTAATAGCGATAATGCTGTGCAATTAATGGCCGATAAAGACACGGCTGTTCCAGTAGTGACGGTAGACCCTTTAATTGAGGTTAATGCCAGCAATGTTGCTACTTATCCTGTCACTGGTACCTGTACAGTAGGAGATGGCAATGTCGCTGTGATGTTAGCCGGAGCAAGTCCGACGAGTCAAAGTGTAGTGTGTAATCCAGACGGTACATGGAGCGCAACATTTGATGTCAGTGCGATTGCTGATGGTGAAGACAACATTGTTGTTAACGCGAGCCAAACAGATGCGACGGGTAACACAACGACTACAGCTAACCAAGCAAGTGATAAAGATAGTACGCTGCCTGTTGTTGCAATTGATGCCTTAGAAGATGGCAATATTGTAAATAAAACGAGCTACCCTGTAACCGGTACTTGTACTATTGGTGATGGGAATGTCACGGTCGAGCTTGCTGGGGCTTCGCCTGGCAGTCAAGCGGTGACTTGTAACCCTGATGGCACTTGGAATGCGACTTTCGATATAAGTGCAATAGCTGATGGCACTGGTGTTATTGTGGTTGATGGCAACCAAACTGATTCATTTGGCAATATAGGCAATGCGACGCAGCTCACAGCAGATAAAGATGAAGACCAACCAATAGTCTCTATTTTAAATGCCCCTATGAGTGTCACCAATACGGATCCTTTTGTTCTGACCTTTGAATTTAGCGAAGATGTTATGAACTTTGATTTAAGCGATATCGTATTTAGTAATTCAGCAGTAGCGAATTTTACCATCATCGATAACAACACTTACACAGTGGACGTAACACCCAATGGTGGTAATGTTAATATAAGTCTACTTGTTGGTGCTGCTCAAGATGCTACAGGTAACGATACCAACGCAACTGCAGTTGTGGTTATTTTCGATCAAGATAATGATGGCCTCAGTGATGAAGATGAAATAGCACTTGGGCTTGATCCTACCAGTAATGATAGCGACAAAGACGGTATTCCTGATGGGGCTGAAGTGGGTGATGTTAATAACCCGACCGACAGTGACGGCGATGGCGTTATTGATGCAATTGACCCAGATGATGATAACGATGGTATAGCAACAGCAAATGAAGATGCTAACTTAGATGCCGACAACAACCCCTCTACAGGCATAACTGATAGTGATGGTGACGGTATAGCTGACTATTTAGATACTGACTCAGATGGCGATAATATTACAGATGCGAATGAATCTGTGGCTACCGGCACTGATACCGACAATGACGGTATTGATGATGCGATTGATGTTGATCAAACCGGCGGTGTTGATGCTAATGGTGATGGTGTTGATGACAATGTTGTTGCTGTTAATACCGATGGCGATACCGCACCTGATTACCTAGATTTAGATAGTGATGGCGATGGTGTTCCTGATTACTGGGAGTCGGGCGCGTTAAATATCGATTCTGATATGGATGGCATTGATGATGCTTTTGATATTGATATTACTGGCGGCACAGACGCTAACGGTGATGGTATCGATGATAATACAACGCCCCGAACAGTGATGCTGACACAAAACCTGATTTTAAAGATCTAG